GAGGCGGGGTGAGACAGGAGGAGACCCTGGGGAGGATCATGATGGTCACGATGAAGAAAGTCAGAGGGATGTGGTCACCATAGaaggtttgttgttgttttttttaatgaaccaGGAATGCATCATAATTATTTTGATCATCGATTAATCTGTTGATTACTGTTGATTAATgggattttcaaaataattttaattatattaCTTCTCAGATCTCCCGGACGAGCTTCCATCTCTGACACCAGCCCCTCCTAAAAAGTCCCGCTTCAAAAACAGACATGTCACCTTTGAGGACGAGGATGCGGGAGAGACGATGGACAGACATGACACTCACATCAGTGCAGTTCTGTCCAAGATTGTTGTAAGTGTCCCTAAACCATAATTTGCCCTAAAGTCTGACATTATAACTAGTTTGCGTTTTTTCTGTGGAGTTTCATTCATAACTGTGTGATTATTACTTTCTTTGAAGGAACGAGACACCAGCTCCATTCCGATATCACTACCGGAATTTACTGGCGTGGCGTTCCCTAAAGCATGTCATCGCTCAACAAACAGCACTCAGGTAAAAATACACCAAAATAACTTTCTTTGTGGATAGAAGAAATAAACCGAATAGATGTGCTTAATAAAACTTTTATTCATCCCTGCGGGGCAGTTAACGAAACCTGTGCAGAAAACGTAGCCTTGACTTTATAGTCTTTTTCTGCTGCTATTACAAAActaaattttaaattttgtaaGTTCTTGATTGTACGAACCCTAAATGCTGCCCATTTTGTCAATCAGGTGCCTCTGTCGGCCGTGGGTGAGAAAAAGAGCATCTTTGCTCAACAGCTTGCGGCTCAGAGACTAAAAGAGGGGAAGGCCCCATTAAAGTTTACATCTCAAGCtacatcaaaacacaaacttccTCCTCAGAGGCCTATGGAAATGTCTTACCACAATGGAGACAGTAAGTATTTCCTCAGTAGGTCTGGAACTTTATCACTAAGActcttcatattttttttttatagtaatATGTAATCGATAATAATGCATAATATTCTTCCTCAGCGGTGTCATCTCCAGTGTCAAGTTCAAGACTGGTGTCTGGAGACGGACTCGGGTGTCCCAATAGGTCAGAGGAGAGCAAGAGGATCCACAGGGAGAACCAGGAGAAGATCCTGGCAATGTCGCAGTCTGAGATACAAGAGGAGCAGGAGAGGCTCCTATCACAGCTTGGTAGGCTTTTTGCATCCGTCGCCGGTGTGACCTGACATGATATTAAATGAAGCCGGTGCACAAAGGCTTTTGTTGTTCTATTATGTTGGTCCactctttcaaaacaattatttCTGCATGCCAGATCCGACGCTGGTGGAGTTTGTTCGATCTCGGAGAGCTGCGACCGCCCCGGCTTCTTCCTTCTCACGCGAACACCCCGAGGGCAAAAGCAGCGAGGGAAGTGTTCATCTCAGTTCAGACTCCACCAGTGGTGCTGCGCCCTCTGCAAAACCCAAAGATGTGGAgatggaagaggaagaggaggaagaagaggaactGTCGCCCCGATCTGCTGTGATCGGtatgatgatttttaaaagGGAACCTTCTCATTGCcttttctctgttttttttgtctggtcgAGATCCAAATGAACCAAATGCACTCCACCTATATTAACGTTGCACTTCACTTTGTAAACGTTGCTGAGCTTGAGAAATCCTTTTAATTAGTCTAAATTCTTCGAGCTCCAGATGAGACATTGGACTTTGTCCCACTCTGTCAAGAAGATGCATTCAATTAAATGCCTGCCAACTTTATCCATCTTTATCCCTGACATTGTCCGTTCCATAAATTGCTTCAAAGATGTGGACGTAGCTGCTGTCAAGTGACTTAATTGATTCTGTGGCCGTCCAATGTAGGGAATTTTTTTGCTACTGCGACTTCCCACATTATTTTGCCGCATGGCCGAATTCCATGCAAAAAGCTAAGCACTGGCTTTACTTTGTTTGATTAGCAGGAAAGTCACTCTCCTGACTACTTTGCGGTTAATCTTAGATCTGATGAAAGTGTTCCTCGTGGATCACATGAAGACGTACTTGCAGTGGTTTTCAATTGAACAATTCTTCTTTGGTGAGAAGGACAATGGAAAATCAGCTATAATTAATAAAGTGTCTGATAATGTTTTGGTGTGGGAGTAGATCTGCCAGTGAAGCCTCAGAAGGACTGGGTACATATGGATAAACTGGAACCAGAGAAGCTGGAGTGGATTGGGGACCTTCCTGCACCCAGAAAAACTGGAACCAAACAGGTGAGAAGAGCAActattaaatatttgaattaacTCAACATGAACACTACGATAACTTGAGAAAACACATcacatattcttttttttttaggccatGCAGGCCCGTTTTGATTTTAACGGAAATCTAATTCCTCCCACGGAAGATTTGCCCACCCACCTGGGCTTGCACCACCATGGAGATGAGCCTGAGGTATCCAAGCGATACAGCTTCTTATAATTTAGTGTGCATAACATTATATATTCAAAATTGGGTGGATCTTGCTGCTTAATTCAAATCCCCCCCTTCCACCAGCGTGCGGGTTACTCCCTCCAGGAGCTTTTCCTTCTGTCGCGCAGTCAACTCATCCAACAGCGGAGTTTGGCTCTCAGCACCCTCCGCAATATTCTTTCAAAGGTACACAAACTCTCTCAAACATGTCAACGATACGCATGACTCGTGTATCTCCACGGCTCACAGGCTCAGGCCGGGGACTACCGCTCAACCCTGAAAGGCAGCGTGTTGTCCACTCTGCTCGACGCCGGCTTGCTCTTCCTGCTTCGCTTTGCGCTTGATGATAACGTGGAGGCAGTGATGGCCGCCGCCGTGCACGCACTCCGAGCACTTTTGGTGTGCACAGAAGATGAAGTAAGACGAAAGTACTCGAAATGGAATTTTTCGAAACAAACATTgatgtaaaatatttcaaaggaGTGTTTGGACCTCACTTTCCACTGGTTCCGTGGGCTGGCCGCCTTCCCCCTGCTGCCATcgcaggaggaagaagaggaagatgatgaagggCTGGATGAAATTTTAAAAGAGACTGCCAAGGagagggaggagaggaagCCTGATCATGACGTGGCGAGGCAGGATGTTGTCAAGGTGATTTTTAGCGCCGTCAAAACTTACCAAATAATTGCTTGTTAAACAGTTTAATGAGGAAATGCGTTTTGTTTCAGGGGCTCCTGAGAATGAAACTTCTCCCCAGATTACGTTACATCCTTGAAGTTGTCCGACCCTCCCCCCGGGTTGTTCATGACATTCTGGAGATCCTGACCCGTATCGCCAGACACTCTTCGTCATCTGCCACTCAGGTAGATATCagctcattgattttttttccccagttaTTGCAGTCTTGTTGTTCTCTCAGGTGTTGGACTGTCCTCGCATGATGGAGACGGTGATGTCAGAGTTTCTTCCCATTTCCTGGACCGTGCCTTCTAATTCCTTCCCTCAATCTGTTTATGGGCTCCCCCTTGCTTCTGCCATGAAGCTCTTAAGAGTTTTGGCTACTTCTGGCAGACATGCATGCGCCAGACTGGTAAGTGTTATTTGTAAGCTCACATTGCTTCTATTTAGCGTGCATCACTAATTGTTCTTCTAGTTGAACTCTGCGGGTGTGAGGGAGCGTCTGTGTCGTCTGCTCAGTGCTGAGCCCAGTGAGATCCTTTTAGAGCCACGCAAGGCTCTTGGGATCACCGCAGAAGCTTACAGGATGTGGGCTGTGGCAGCCGGCTATGGCCAAGCCTGCGACTTGTACATGTATGTAACAGTATGAATATTTGCAAGACATTTGTACTTGAATGCCAAAACATCTCATCAGATGTGATTGATGCCGTTCCACAGAGATTTGTATCCAGCTTTACTGACggcgttgcagtctgtttgtaCAACACTGGCTCGCTGTTGCCATCTGTTGCATCTGCAGCTCGAGAGGGTCTTGGCTCTGCTCACTCTGCTCACTCAGGTGACACATACTGCCGGTTGCCACCAGGAACTGCAGGCTGGCATggtcaggtaaaaaaaatggattgaatTTGATTTAGTTTTAAGTTGGATGTGATTGATGAAACTGGCTGAATCAtggtctttgttttcttttcaagttCTTCAGGCGATGAatgtcctcctccccctccggTGACATGGGGGCATGTCACAGGCTTGCCAGCACCACTTATGGGCCATTTAAAGAGTTTTGTAAAAGGTCTCGATAATCCAGTACAGAGAGACATCAGTCTGGCACTGATTCCAGTTTACTTGATCTACTTTGAGGCCTTCTACCATCAGCTCTCCAAACAGGTTCTTCTCATTTTCTACTGTTATTCCATCCATTGTCTTCTACCTTAGAAGAAATTCAAATGCAATCATCTGGTCCTTCAACCACTGTGGAATTCAGATCAAACTCTAaatatgtgttttgtttttcctcagaaCTGTTTCAAGCCAGTGGAAGGTCTTCAAGAACTAGAGCAGCTGGCTTCTGAGGTTCTTCTTCCCCTAATGTCCCACAGTGTTGTGCAAGACCTGATAAAGAACCTGAAGTATGTTTCATTTGTTGTCAAGCCCCTTATGTCAAAATCGTGACTATTCTCCTCGTTatcttgaaaaacaaattctcacTATTTTTGTTCCCAGGTCATCTTCAGTCGTATGCAGTGTCCTTCCTGCTCATGTGGATCTGGACACCTCTCCCAGCCTGCCTGGTTTGGCCTGCTCAGGATGGAGGGACCGTCCAGGCTTGATGTCTCACTCCTCTCCCTTCCCTCTCCTCACAAGCCTCACGCTCCTCTTGGATACTATCACCGGCATCCACAAAGGTCTCACCTGCAAGGTAAGTCATGTTGTTCTTGAGCTCTTAAAGTCAAGCTCGATTTGATTGTAATGTATCTCTTGTAGTTCACTAGCTTCCTTGTGTCGGAGCCTGTCATTGGTTACCTGCAAACTGTCAGTCAGGCCACACCCACACTGTCTCATACCTGGTCCTGGCTCCTCCGTCATGAGCACCATCTCATCTTCCTGTTGCTGCGCTTGGCATATAGATCGGTAGGTTCAAACTCTTAATTTTTATTCTTAAACTAAAAATCTCTTATGATATACATTTGTGTCGGTCAGGTTCACTGGACATTATTTCTGTTATGTCATCATTAAGCATTTTGTTTCAATCTCAGGTTTCGATTGAGCCACAAGTGGCAAAGCACGCCCAGCTCTACCACAAGGTGGCGCTCGTTCTTCTCCCATGGTTATTGCCTGGAAGCGAGCACCTTGCTCATAACTTGCTCGCCACCATGGTTTTCAGCAAGGACTTCATACCGTGAGTTTCTAAAACGTTTGACTGCCAATTTTGTGCACTAGCAACCAAAACAGCTGTGGACATATTAGTCACATAATGCTTGCTTTGTGAAAATACTTACTTGCAAAATGCAGCCCATTATTataatgtcattttacaaATTAGATCAATCTGTTTTGAATTTCATCAAAGCAGCAGAgaacacattaaaaaagaaaaacgtgaTGAACCACGCTTTTTATTTGAGTGCAGCTCGACACTGGTGGAAAATCGTGAATTTGgcagtttttattatttgactaATTTTGACAGAATGCTTAATATGACGCTTTACAAATATGAGCTTTAAACAATCTGTTCCTATGCTTTATCAGCCTTAAGTTTCTTATGACAAGTTTCACTTGTTTACAGCACTAGCAAATACCTTTAAACCTCTCACATGGTTTTTATATCATCAAAACATTGTCGTGATCCAACTCTACCACCAAAATAATGGCAAGCGTCCAAAGCAAAATCAAATTAGTGAATCTGTTCTCATAATTCCTCTCCCATGACTTATCTTATGACCTCTCGGGTGAATGTGATCGTGAATGGTCGTAGAAGTTTACATAGAGCTTTCATAGCACCTATATTAATGTAATTAGGCttgttataataattattatatcaacttatttttttgataaataaaataatcacaatagctttttacatttgataaattatcattttatttgtctttttttttttagggaggGTCACAGTGGTGGTCCGGAGGCCATTGagttgggggaactgcagcttcAAGAGGAAGCGAGCCATCCCAACTCTCCTTCGCTCCAAATCGTGGGAGCTCTTTTACGAGAAGCCTGCGCCAACCTTCCCTCCATTCGTGGCTGCTTCCTCACACACCTGGCCCACCTGGAATCATCCGTGCTGGTCTCGCAGGATGCTCTCTTTGGCCGCAACCCCTGGATCAAATCCCACCTCCTACCAGAACTCAGCGGGCCAACCCTGCCGTCAGACTggccttttcttcctcttgtcAGCCTGTATGAGAAAACCGGGGTGTCAGGTGGTGGAGGGCTATCGGTGGAGGAGCTTCCCCAGGGGGCTCTGCTGGCAGTCACCCAATGTCTTCAGTGGTTACTGGTGCTGGAAGTCTGGCGGGAGGAAGCCCTTAAGGTGCATTGACCTCTTCGAGTTACTCTAGTTAAGGAGACCATCTTCCTAAAAACCTGAATTTGATATCCTATAGGTGATCCTCCCTGTTTCAAAGCTGGCCCGGCTGTCCTGTGTGTTCCTGTGTTCCAGCGATTTGTTCCTGGAGAAACCAGTTCAAAAACTGACTTGGGGTCTGTTTCGGCTACTATCAAGGTTTGAGTCAAAGTCCTGTGATATCATTTTTGATTAGCATTAattattgaatattatttttttttttatctccactaAGCACTTGTTACTTACTCTTCAGTGACAATGATCTTGTTCACTCACTTTTTCTGCATGCAGGCCTTCAAGACTGGAATGTTTAGACCTCAGCATCCCCCCTCCAGGTCTGGCCTCCTTCCAAGATTTGTATCGTGCCCTCTTGGCTCAGTACGAGGCCGTGTCGTTTGGGGACCGCCTCTTCGGCTGCTGGATTCTCTTGCCCCTGCAGAGGAAGTACAGCGCCACCATGAGGTTGGCCGTGTTTGGGGAGCACGTGGGCATCTTGAGGTCATTGGGTGTGACTTTGGAACAGGTgagcagccattttgattaTTGAGTGTTTCTTTCAATAACATCCTTGTGCCTCTTTAATGGAAGCTTGCCATCCCCATGGAGAGGTTCACATCTCCCCCTGAAGACTCCCTCCCTCTGGTACGACTCTACTTTCGCTCTCTTGTCACCGGGAGTGCGAAGCCTTCCTGGTGTCCCTTCCTGTACGTGGTGGCTCTGGCTCATGTCAACGCTTTTGTCTTCTCACAGGATGCTGCAGCGCAGGTATGTTTATTTCATGTGAAGGAAATTGCCTCCTACTGATGTGGAAGGGGTaactttaagcatttttttttaaattaaaaacacttaaaaaaagatatttgggGTTGGGGGCTGGAACGAATAAAATGGATTTGtttgttcatatatatatatttcaattttattttatttatttttttacataaggCTTGTCGTGAATTGCAAAAATCTGCAAGTTTTTGACGCCACGTCAAAAAAGGTTTGCGTATAAATGCCGTACTACAAGATGgtggcaaagcactacttaCCCTCTTCAACATACTTCCTTGACTCCAAGATGGCTCCAGATGGTACTACAGCAATACTCTTATTGCTTCAGTCTGAACGCAAATCAGCAACTGAGAGCAAAAGATTAATCATGGCTACGACATATCACTAGATTAGCATGCGTCTTTACGTCGCAACAATTCACAGCACCAAAAGGCAGAATAAATGACCAGGATTCTATTTAAGGTAAGCcgttttaaattttaaaagaaCTTTAAGTTCAAAGCGGAAGGTTCGTCCGACCAGAACTTTTGGTGATGCATTTTTTgactggtgcgacttatactctggAGCAATTTacagtctaaaaaaaaatagctataGCGGTCAGTTATGgtttctgtttttaattttgataaCTAGGTTCCACACATCACTCATTGTGCTTTGCttgtaaattacattttcGTTATGAGCTACCACCATTCATGCATGAAGCTGGCTAGTTTTTAGAACCACAGGCCCCTTTTGATCTTATTTCCCTTCATCCTTTCCAGGAGCTTGAAGCGGCACGACACAGCATGCTGAAAAGAATTTACTACATGACGGATGAGGTACTTCTTTCTTCTGCCTataatcacattttttcaaactcCTCTTTACTTGCACACCCGCTGAGAGGTTTTAGTGACCGTGAGCAACTCTCTCGTTTGCTCTCGCAGGCTTTCTCAACTATGATTAAACCTCGGATGAatgctttcatttctttctttttttaattttgctaGCCGCTGTCAGTGTTTGGAGAAATAGATGTAATCTGGATGGGCTAAATTAGGTCTTTGcgtaaatgaacaaaaattttGGAGGTCTATTTGCTGTCAATGTTAAAgtgcttgatttgtttttcccacttctaatattttgatctCAATACGCAGGTGTTAAAGAAGCACATGTTGCTGTTCCGGATGCCCAAACAGAACTCTCAGTTGGGCTTCGAAATGTACGATCACTTACCTCCTACAAGAGCAAAGCATTTGGAGAACGTCGTGGGCCTGCACAATGGCGGCAGCTGTCAAACGGAGAACAGGTGAAGGGGAGAACA
Above is a genomic segment from Syngnathus acus chromosome 22, fSynAcu1.2, whole genome shotgun sequence containing:
- the rpap1 gene encoding RNA polymerase II-associated protein 1: MLRRPKPGGSETDLLQEQEEFLKSGAPSAASVLRRPDKRRGETGGDPGEDHDGHDEESQRDVVTIEDLPDELPSLTPAPPKKSRFKNRHVTFEDEDAGETMDRHDTHISAVLSKIVERDTSSIPISLPEFTGVAFPKACHRSTNSTQVPLSAVGEKKSIFAQQLAAQRLKEGKAPLKFTSQATSKHKLPPQRPMEMSYHNGDTVSSPVSSSRLVSGDGLGCPNRSEESKRIHRENQEKILAMSQSEIQEEQERLLSQLDPTLVEFVRSRRAATAPASSFSREHPEGKSSEGSVHLSSDSTSGAAPSAKPKDVEMEEEEEEEEELSPRSAVIDLPVKPQKDWVHMDKLEPEKLEWIGDLPAPRKTGTKQAMQARFDFNGNLIPPTEDLPTHLGLHHHGDEPERAGYSLQELFLLSRSQLIQQRSLALSTLRNILSKAQAGDYRSTLKGSVLSTLLDAGLLFLLRFALDDNVEAVMAAAVHALRALLVCTEDEECLDLTFHWFRGLAAFPLLPSQEEEEEDDEGLDEILKETAKEREERKPDHDVARQDVVKGLLRMKLLPRLRYILEVVRPSPRVVHDILEILTRIARHSSSSATQVLDCPRMMETVMSEFLPISWTVPSNSFPQSVYGLPLASAMKLLRVLATSGRHACARLLNSAGVRERLCRLLSAEPSEILLEPRKALGITAEAYRMWAVAAGYGQACDLYIDLYPALLTALQSVCTTLARCCHLLHLQLERVLALLTLLTQVTHTAGCHQELQAGMVSSSGDECPPPPPVTWGHVTGLPAPLMGHLKSFVKGLDNPVQRDISLALIPVYLIYFEAFYHQLSKQNCFKPVEGLQELEQLASEVLLPLMSHSVVQDLIKNLKSSSVVCSVLPAHVDLDTSPSLPGLACSGWRDRPGLMSHSSPFPLLTSLTLLLDTITGIHKGLTCKFTSFLVSEPVIGYLQTVSQATPTLSHTWSWLLRHEHHLIFLLLRLAYRSVSIEPQVAKHAQLYHKVALVLLPWLLPGSEHLAHNLLATMVFSKDFIPEGHSGGPEAIELGELQLQEEASHPNSPSLQIVGALLREACANLPSIRGCFLTHLAHLESSVLVSQDALFGRNPWIKSHLLPELSGPTLPSDWPFLPLVSLYEKTGVSGGGGLSVEELPQGALLAVTQCLQWLLVLEVWREEALKVILPVSKLARLSCVFLCSSDLFLEKPVQKLTWGLFRLLSRPSRLECLDLSIPPPGLASFQDLYRALLAQYEAVSFGDRLFGCWILLPLQRKYSATMRLAVFGEHVGILRSLGVTLEQLAIPMERFTSPPEDSLPLVRLYFRSLVTGSAKPSWCPFLYVVALAHVNAFVFSQDAAAQELEAARHSMLKRIYYMTDEVLKKHMLLFRMPKQNSQLGFEMYDHLPPTRAKHLENVVGLHNGGSCQTENR